A stretch of DNA from Streptomyces sp. NBC_00271:
ATATGCCCCGGCAAGCCGGGGCATAGAGCACGAATTGCGCAAGCGCAATTCGAATTCCCGCGTAAACGCGGAATGGAATTCCGCAAGCGGAATTCTGACGGATGTCAATTCGCGCAAGCGCGAATTGAGGGAGTCCCGCAAGCGGGCCTCCTGGGGCTGGCTGCGAGGGGCGGTGCATCATGTTGAGGCCTGTGTAGCGACTGGGAATCCCAGCTGTCACCCCACGCAGGATGTGACGGGACATTAGTCTGACGGAGCGCCGGCCAGGCGCAGTGACGGGCTCCGCTGCGCTCCACCCGAACCCCTCCCCCATCTTCAAGTGCTCGTCGAGCAACCCGATGACACCCCGTCAGCATACACGCAAAATGGACACGACGGAGCGAGATTCGGTCACGTATCACCCTGAGATCGGAACCTTGACATAAAGGTGATGCATCATAGTGATGCACTGTGTAGAATCTGGAAGTAGACCGCACCCCCGGAACTGAGATGACCAATCGTTCGGTGGAAACACTCCTCGCTCTTTGCGGATCTGAAGCTCGGAGATGGTGATGGATAGCGAAATGATGCAGATGGCTGATGGTGTGGAGAGATGGACCCCTGTGCACCAGGCCGTGGAAATGAGTGACCACGAAGGGCTCACCATTCTGCTGGACGGTGGGACGGATCCGAACGAGATGTGTTTTGGACACACTCTGCTCACCCATGCCATAGACGTCGAAGGAGACGGTCATCTTCAGTCAGGTCACCCGTTGAACACAGCTGCCACCGCGATCCTGTTGGCGTACGGCGCCGATCCGCGGCTGCCCGCTGCGGATGGCGAGACTCCTTTGCAGATCGCGCAGCACTACAACCACAAGCCTGCCGAACGTTTGCTCCAGCGCTACCTGACACCCAGCAACGAAGAACCGCAGGCTCCGGGGGAAGACGACGACAGGGGTGGCTGTGAAGCTGCGTGACCACCAGATCGAGGCCGTCAGCGCCATCGTGCGCGGCCTGGATGTTCCGCCGGGCGGCATTCCCTCCAATGGTCTGCGCGGGCAGGTGCACGCCGCGTGCGGCACGGGGAAGACCATCATTGCCGCGTCGTCGGCAAGGCGGCTTGTGCCCAAGGGGCGCGTTCTCGTTCTGGTGCCGACGCTGGACCTTCTGTCCCAGACGGTGCAGGCGTGGCACGCGGCCGGGCACGCGGGGCCGGCGGTTGCGGTGTGTTCGCTCCAGGACGATCCGGAGCTGTGGGGCCTTCGGGTGCGCTCCACCACAAACCCTGTGCAGTTGGCGCTGTGGCACGGCTCCGGACCGGTGACCATCTATGCGACGTACGCCAGCCTTGGTGTCCTTGCGGAGGCGTTCGAGGGCGTCTACGGGCAGCAGTTGGCCCCGGTGGACCTCGCGGTGGTGGATGAGGCGCACCGGACTTCCGGGTCGATGGGCAAGGCGTGGGCGGACATCCACGACCAGAGCGTCATCCCCGCACACCGGCGGCTGTACCTGACAGCGACGCCGCGGATCTGGCAGGAGCGGCTCGACCGGGAGGTTGCCGAGGGAGTGCGCGATCCGCTGCCGAGGGAGATGGCGGCTTCCATGGACGACGAGGCCGTGTTCGGGCCAGTGCTCTACAAGCTGTCCCTCGCCTCGGCGGTCTCCCGCGGGCTGTTGGCGCGGTACCAGATCATCGTGCTCGAACTCCAGGACCCAGTCGTCACCCCAGAGCGGCTGATGGGCGAGGACCGGCACACCGAGGAAGTACGCGGGCAGCGCCTCGGAGCGCTCCAGGCCGCGCTCCTGCACACCATGGCGCAGCACGGGCTCCAGACGTGCATCACCTTCCACCACCGGACCATAGAGGCCCAGGCCTACGCGGAAGGCCTGGAACGCGTCGCCGCCAAACTGCACGCCGACCAACCCGAGACATACCCGAAGCGGATCTGGGCGGACTGGCTCTGCGGCGAACACGTCCCCGAGAACCGACGCGACGTCCTCGGCTCGTTCGGGTCCACGGCGCAGCGGGCCGTGCTCTCGAACTGCCGCGTTTTGGGCGAGGGTGTCGATATTCGAAGCGTGGATTCGGTTGCCCTACTGGACCCCAAGGGGGCGCCGCACGACATCGTCCAGGCCATCGGACGCGCGCTGCGGCAAAAGCCCGGACAGGGGAAACTCGCCTCACTGATCGTTCCCGTTTTCCTCCAGCCCGGAGAACAGCCGGAAGACATGTTCACCTCCGGGTCGTACCGACCCCTGGTGAAGGTTCTTGAGGGATTGCGGGCTCACGATGAAGAGGCCGTGGAACTGCTCGCCATTCCACAGGAGCCTCAGAAGGACGTGGCGCAGCCGTCCGTGCATATCGGTGTCGCGCCAGAAGAGGGTGAGGAAGAATCCCGGCTGCTGCTCCGTTTTGCCGCCCCCAGGGATCCGGTGATGGTCGCAGACTGGGTCTCCTTCAACGTGATCGACACCGAACGCCAGGACTGGGCACGCGGCTGGGCGGCACTCAAAAAATTCACGGAGCGTGAGCATCACGCCCGAGTGCCTTATGGGCACAAAGAGGGCGCGACACCCCTTGGACAATGGGTCGCGGAGCAGCGAAGGGCGTACGGCGCCGGGCAGATGACCGGCCAGCGCGCGAGGCGACTCGAACAGCTCGGCATGGTCTGGTCCCTGGCAGACGAGCGGTTCCAAGAGAACCTCGAAGCCGCGAAGGCCTACTACGACCAGCACTGGACGCTCTGCGCACCCCGGCCCGCGACGGCGCTGGACCGGCCCGTAGGACAGTGGCTGTCCAACCTCCGACGCCCATGCGCCCTCGAGGGCCACCCGGAGTGGGAGACCGCGCTGCGAGAGATCGATCCGGACTGGAACCCGGCGTGGCCGGCCGACTGGCAACGGCACTACGCCGCGCTGCAGGAGCTGGTGCGCGACGAGGACCAGGCGGAGGTCCTGCCCGGCTTCACGGTCCACGGTATGGACATCGGGAAGTGGCTGGCCCGGCAGCGGAAACCGGAGGTCTGGCAGGCCCTGACGGACGGACAGCGCGAGCGGCTGGAGCAACTCGGCATCGTGCCGCTGGCACCAGAGCCGGAGGAACCCGCGAAGCCATCCACGGCACCCCTGAGCGCCTTCGAGCGGGGCGTTGCGGCCCTGGCACAGTACAAGGCCCGCGAGGGCACCGTGACCGTCCCCAGGGGGCACGTAGAGCAGCTGCAGGACGGCACCGAAGTCAAGCTCGGAGTCTGGACCATGAACCAGAAAACCCGCCGCGCCAAGCTCACCGCCGACAAACTCCAGGCGCTCGCCGCGCTGGGACTGGAATGGGCTTCGGAAGGTTAAGGAGGGGGGTAAGTTGGTGGATAAGTTTTGGTTGGGTCTCGAGTAAAGGGTGCGGGGCATGCCATCTGAGGAAGAGCTGTTCGCGTCCGTCGACGCTCTATTGAATGAGAAGCCGCACCTGCCGCCTCCGGCGGAGCGGGCCCGGCTGCGTGAGGCTGCCGGTATCACCCAGGCCCGCCTCGCTACCGCGTTGAAGACGACGACTCAGTCGGTGAAGAACTGGGAGAACGGCCGAAGCGAGCCGAAGTCGCCGCGCCTGGATGCCTACCAGCGGCTGCTGAACGGGTGGGCGGCGAAGTATCCGGCCCCCGGCGCCGTCTCGGCTGCCGCGACGGTGCCGGCTGCGTCCGCCGCACCGGCCACGTCCAAGCTGGAGACGGCAGACGCCCCAGAGGCTCTCGACGTTCCAGGTGCGGGACCGGCGCGTCCCGCCGCCCTGGCTGGCGCGACATCGCGGCGTCCGGCCCCTCAAAAGGCTGCGAAGCCGGCAGCCGATCCGCGGTTCCCGCATGGCCCGCTCGCTGTGCTGGACGGTGACGGCTCCGCGTACGGCACGGGCGGCATCGTGCTCGACTGCCCGGCGACCACCATCCCGGAGCTGGTGGAGTGGACGCTCAGGGAATCCGGGCTCGGTGCGCCGCGTCTGCACCGCAACGGCAAGGACAGCGACCCGTTGATCGTGCTCACCGCCGCGGCCGCCGTGAAGCTCGGGCTGCCCGAGCGCTTGGAGGGCCATGAGCAGCGCCGCTCCCTGCGCCTTGCGGAGGATCACCCGGTGGTCAAGCAGGTGGTGAAGGCCAAGTGGCGGCTCACCCAGCGCGGGTTCGGACCGTGGGCAAGGATCTACCGCAAGGTCCAGGGGCGCGAACGGCAGTGCGTGCAGCTGGCGATCCTGTCGTGGGACGCCCTCGATGAGCGGTCCTGGCCCGGCGTCTCCGACATGGAGCCGGCCGACGTCGCCCGCGTCCTCGGCATCTACGCCCAGCGGGTCATCACACCGCGCGGCTCGACGGCCGTGTCCGGGCTGGAGCTGATGACGGCGCTGCGCCCGCCCACCCGCGCGGTGCAGGACCCGCAGACGGGGAACTGGCTGCCCGGCCACAACCCCGGCTCGCTCGGGACGGAGCCGATGGACCCGGCGCCGCCGGAGGCCACCGCCGAACACCCCGTCGTCGTCGACAGCGGCTGGAGCGGCGGATTCCTGAACGAGGAGGCGTACCAGTGGGTGCGCGACGTCAGCCTGCTGACGGATGAGGAGTGCACGCTGCCGTACGCGGTCGGCCTGGACCTGAACACCGCGTTCCTCGCCGCCGCGGCCCGCCTGGTCGTCGGCCTGTCCGCCCCGGACCACTTCCACGCCCCGACGTTCAACCCGAAGATCCCCGGCTCCTGGCTG
This window harbors:
- a CDS encoding ankyrin repeat domain-containing protein, whose product is MDSEMMQMADGVERWTPVHQAVEMSDHEGLTILLDGGTDPNEMCFGHTLLTHAIDVEGDGHLQSGHPLNTAATAILLAYGADPRLPAADGETPLQIAQHYNHKPAERLLQRYLTPSNEEPQAPGEDDDRGGCEAA
- a CDS encoding DEAD/DEAH box helicase; the protein is MAVKLRDHQIEAVSAIVRGLDVPPGGIPSNGLRGQVHAACGTGKTIIAASSARRLVPKGRVLVLVPTLDLLSQTVQAWHAAGHAGPAVAVCSLQDDPELWGLRVRSTTNPVQLALWHGSGPVTIYATYASLGVLAEAFEGVYGQQLAPVDLAVVDEAHRTSGSMGKAWADIHDQSVIPAHRRLYLTATPRIWQERLDREVAEGVRDPLPREMAASMDDEAVFGPVLYKLSLASAVSRGLLARYQIIVLELQDPVVTPERLMGEDRHTEEVRGQRLGALQAALLHTMAQHGLQTCITFHHRTIEAQAYAEGLERVAAKLHADQPETYPKRIWADWLCGEHVPENRRDVLGSFGSTAQRAVLSNCRVLGEGVDIRSVDSVALLDPKGAPHDIVQAIGRALRQKPGQGKLASLIVPVFLQPGEQPEDMFTSGSYRPLVKVLEGLRAHDEEAVELLAIPQEPQKDVAQPSVHIGVAPEEGEEESRLLLRFAAPRDPVMVADWVSFNVIDTERQDWARGWAALKKFTEREHHARVPYGHKEGATPLGQWVAEQRRAYGAGQMTGQRARRLEQLGMVWSLADERFQENLEAAKAYYDQHWTLCAPRPATALDRPVGQWLSNLRRPCALEGHPEWETALREIDPDWNPAWPADWQRHYAALQELVRDEDQAEVLPGFTVHGMDIGKWLARQRKPEVWQALTDGQRERLEQLGIVPLAPEPEEPAKPSTAPLSAFERGVAALAQYKAREGTVTVPRGHVEQLQDGTEVKLGVWTMNQKTRRAKLTADKLQALAALGLEWASEG
- the tap gene encoding telomere-associated protein Tap gives rise to the protein MPSEEELFASVDALLNEKPHLPPPAERARLREAAGITQARLATALKTTTQSVKNWENGRSEPKSPRLDAYQRLLNGWAAKYPAPGAVSAAATVPAASAAPATSKLETADAPEALDVPGAGPARPAALAGATSRRPAPQKAAKPAADPRFPHGPLAVLDGDGSAYGTGGIVLDCPATTIPELVEWTLRESGLGAPRLHRNGKDSDPLIVLTAAAAVKLGLPERLEGHEQRRSLRLAEDHPVVKQVVKAKWRLTQRGFGPWARIYRKVQGRERQCVQLAILSWDALDERSWPGVSDMEPADVARVLGIYAQRVITPRGSTAVSGLELMTALRPPTRAVQDPQTGNWLPGHNPGSLGTEPMDPAPPEATAEHPVVVDSGWSGGFLNEEAYQWVRDVSLLTDEECTLPYAVGLDLNTAFLAAAARLVVGLSAPDHFHAPTFNPKIPGSWLVDLSHIELDPRLPSPFTPDGTRPTGPAWYQTHTVAYAQELGYNVQPLEGYLRRETGAYLDPWHDRLKTAYVDTLADLNVTKDLDDRQFLAAMEQHKDADPAMAAVLAAIKATVKGGIGKLRERPQGKKYKEGERWPALQRPTWRPDIRAAVISKARINMHRKLRNMATMTGLYPLAVLSDCVVYPSPGQSPLDFLPYAASGKPQPGGFRLGPTPGLAKLEGVQSMLWAVDLMEQGHNPARHIKGGDAVLDEGE